Proteins co-encoded in one Malus sylvestris chromosome 7, drMalSylv7.2, whole genome shotgun sequence genomic window:
- the LOC126629624 gene encoding uncharacterized protein LOC126629624: MAKAVVYALLATAFIFLLVMLPSKHRGPNHPHPHLGLNRRLGYMGQSPIFDPLAAKMEWYAKESGGFRGETNSRVGLSEHNNNPVMNASEVEEMHEYLGDEGKLNLTLRLNTLFPLIDQAPKDGLINSNELEDWVMKQTVERLNYRTQKEMESYDKDGDGTISFMEYLPKFSTKDLEENGMEHGEAGWWKQQFDNADADKNGLLNFNEFKDLLHPEDSNNEEIHKWLLTEKMKRMDQDNDGKLNFEEFLHNAYDNYKTYVEFERGGKNVPTPEEKFAELDVNKNKLLEVEELKPMLHYIHPGEFSYAKYYATFLMSEADDNKDGKLTLEEMLDHDYVFYSTVYDDGMNEDFDGDFHDEF, from the exons ATGGCGAAGGCAGTGGTCTACGCGCTACTTGCCACCGCCTTTATCTTTCTTCTCGTCATGCTTCCCTCCAAACACCGTGGCCCCaaccacccccacccccaccttgGCCTCAACCGACGTCTTGGCTACATGGGTCAATCCCCCATTTTCGACCCTCTGGCAGCCAAGATGGAGTGGTACGCCAAGGAAAGTGGTGGATTCAGAGGGGAAACGAATAGTCGCGTGGGGTTGTCGGAACACAACAACAATCCCGTGATGAATGCGAGTGAGGTGGAAGAAATGCATGAATATCTCGGCGATGAGGGAAAGTTGAACCTCACGTTGAGGCTGAATACTTTGTTCCCGTTGATAGACCAGGCGCCAAAAGACGGGTTGATTAACTCTAATGAGCTCGAGGATTGGGTCATGAAACAAACCGTGGAGAGGTTGAATTATAGGACGCAGAAAGAAATGGAATCGTATGACAAAGATGGTGATGGAACAATTTCTTTCATGGAGTATCTGCCCAAGTTTTCGACTAAGGATCTAG AGGAAAACGGAATGGAGCACGGAGAAGCTGGATGGTGGAAGCAGCAATTTGATAATGCAGATGCTGATAAGAATGGATTACTTAACTTCAATGAATTTAAAGA TTTGTTGCACCCAGAAGACAGTAACAACGAAGAAATACACAAATGGCTGTTGACAGAAAAAATGAA GCGGATGGATCAGGATAACGATGGCAAACTGAATTTCGAGGAGTTTTTACACAACGCTTATGATAATTACAAGACTTACGTTGAATTTGAAAGGGGCGGGAAAAATGTACCCACACCAGAAGAGAAATTTGCAGAACTTGATGTGAACAAGAACAA ACTCTTGGAAGTGGAAGAATTGAAACCAATGCTGCATTACATTCACCCGGGAGAATTTTCCTATGCTAAATATTATGCAACCTTTCTGATGTCGGAG GCGGATGATAACAAAGATGGAAAACTAACGCTCGAGGAGATGCTCGATCATGACTATGTTTTCTACAGCACAGTATATGATGACGGCATGAACGAAGATTTTGATGGGGATTTTCACGACGAATTCTGA